Proteins encoded by one window of uncultured Draconibacterium sp.:
- a CDS encoding alpha/beta hydrolase-fold protein: MNNRNQLGKNAALLIMLLMTFQFAAFAQPTPAPRIVSPEIQKDNSVIFRLRAPEATSVKLGGTMNAGYAQLDMTKNADGIFEIKIDAPKPDMYVYTFIVDGVTTIDPSNNVVVRDGSHIESRLMIPGKLTDLFDSQDVPHGNVTAVWYPSPVFGVSRRMVIYTPPGYGQSSKSYPVLYLLHGGGGDEEAWTSRGRANYILDNLIAQGKAEPMIVVMPNGSIGHPAAPNERSYSADTQTTNVLDFNSMNSGKYEESLANDIIPFIEKNYRVIKDADHRALAGLSMGGLHVTNTFMANPDMFAYINVMSSGWFTNNKELYESGDKRLGEIAPTLEKTVKYMRFTQGGPEDIAYNNGKAMLEVFDKHNIEYEFSEMPGGHSWNVWRNDLKDFAPALFK; the protein is encoded by the coding sequence ATGAATAATCGAAACCAATTAGGAAAAAACGCAGCCCTTTTAATCATGCTGCTGATGACATTTCAATTTGCAGCATTTGCTCAGCCGACACCGGCACCACGGATAGTTTCTCCTGAAATACAGAAAGACAATTCAGTGATTTTCCGTTTGCGGGCTCCTGAGGCAACATCCGTAAAACTGGGTGGAACAATGAATGCCGGATATGCACAGCTGGATATGACCAAAAATGCCGATGGTATTTTCGAGATAAAAATTGATGCGCCAAAACCGGACATGTATGTATACACTTTTATTGTTGACGGCGTAACTACGATTGATCCTTCGAATAATGTGGTGGTCCGCGATGGTTCGCACATCGAAAGCCGTTTGATGATCCCCGGAAAACTAACAGACCTTTTCGATTCGCAGGATGTGCCTCACGGAAATGTAACTGCTGTTTGGTATCCTTCTCCTGTATTTGGCGTTTCGAGACGAATGGTTATTTACACACCTCCGGGTTATGGCCAATCTTCAAAATCGTACCCTGTACTTTATTTGTTGCACGGTGGCGGTGGCGACGAAGAAGCCTGGACAAGCCGTGGTCGCGCCAATTATATTCTCGACAATTTAATTGCGCAGGGAAAAGCAGAACCAATGATCGTGGTAATGCCAAACGGTTCTATCGGACATCCGGCAGCTCCTAACGAGCGTTCGTATTCTGCCGATACGCAAACGACCAATGTGCTCGATTTTAATTCGATGAATTCCGGGAAATACGAAGAGAGCCTGGCAAACGATATCATTCCTTTTATCGAAAAGAATTACCGGGTTATTAAAGATGCCGATCACCGTGCATTGGCCGGTCTGTCGATGGGTGGATTGCACGTTACCAATACTTTTATGGCCAATCCTGATATGTTCGCATACATCAATGTAATGAGCTCGGGCTGGTTTACAAACAACAAGGAATTATACGAAAGTGGCGACAAGCGTCTGGGTGAAATTGCTCCAACGCTAGAGAAAACAGTAAAATATATGCGCTTTACACAAGGTGGTCCTGAAGATATTGCCTACAATAATGGAAAAGCCATGTTGGAAGTTTTCGACAAACACAATATTGAATACGAATTCAGTGAAATGCCGGGTGGACACTCGTGGAATGTTTGGCGTAACGACCTGAAAGATTTTGCTCCTGCACTTTTCAAATAG
- a CDS encoding alpha/beta hydrolase-fold protein — protein sequence MKKFAILFVLIISLCQVHGQQPVQLKSPEILKDNSVIFRLNAPEAKSVKLQGTMNTGWEGLEMNKNQDGIYEIKIGPVDPEIYVYTFQVDGVSILDPSNNIVTRDGSHIESSLVISGEKTDVYDVKDVPHGNVSAVWYPAEKLGMTRRCMVYTPPGYESSKKSYPVLYLLHGGGGDEEAWLGRGRANYILDNLIAQGKAEPMIIVIPNGNLMATSAPGETPLELRTKQNQQEMGTPAAMVGEKMQHSLVEDLLPFIEANYRVNKNKEGRAIAGLSMGGYQTLKTSNLYPDMFDYIGVMSMGVYTSVDDGFNKEGFKSKIEAIKKADPKLYWIGCGTDDFLYQLALDLMKIYDEVGLDYKYRESSGGHTWNNWRLYLSEFAPMLFK from the coding sequence ATGAAAAAGTTTGCAATTCTTTTTGTTCTGATTATATCGCTTTGTCAGGTACACGGACAGCAGCCTGTTCAGTTAAAGTCGCCGGAGATCTTAAAAGATAATTCTGTAATTTTTCGCTTGAATGCTCCGGAGGCAAAATCAGTAAAACTGCAGGGCACGATGAATACCGGTTGGGAAGGATTGGAAATGAACAAAAACCAGGATGGTATTTACGAAATAAAAATTGGGCCGGTTGATCCTGAAATTTATGTATACACTTTTCAGGTTGATGGCGTGAGCATTCTTGATCCTTCAAACAATATAGTTACCCGCGATGGATCACACATTGAGAGCTCCTTGGTCATTTCGGGTGAAAAAACGGATGTGTACGATGTAAAAGACGTTCCGCATGGCAATGTTTCAGCGGTGTGGTATCCTGCCGAAAAGCTGGGCATGACAAGAAGATGCATGGTTTATACGCCTCCGGGTTATGAAAGCTCCAAAAAATCGTATCCGGTGTTATACTTGTTACACGGGGGAGGTGGCGACGAAGAAGCCTGGTTGGGCCGCGGTCGTGCCAATTATATTCTGGATAATTTAATTGCACAGGGCAAAGCTGAACCCATGATAATTGTAATTCCGAACGGTAATTTAATGGCAACTTCTGCACCCGGCGAAACTCCGTTGGAATTGCGTACTAAGCAAAATCAGCAGGAAATGGGCACACCCGCAGCTATGGTTGGCGAAAAAATGCAGCATAGTTTGGTTGAGGATTTACTCCCTTTTATTGAAGCCAATTACAGGGTCAATAAAAATAAGGAAGGACGTGCAATTGCTGGCCTGTCAATGGGCGGATATCAAACGCTGAAAACATCAAACTTATATCCCGACATGTTCGATTATATTGGTGTAATGAGTATGGGAGTTTATACCAGCGTTGATGACGGTTTTAACAAGGAAGGCTTTAAATCAAAAATTGAAGCGATAAAAAAGGCTGATCCTAAATTGTATTGGATCGGGTGCGGCACTGATGACTTTTTGTACCAGCTGGCACTTGATTTAATGAAGATTTACGATGAAGTTGGCCTTGATTATAAATACAGAGAGAGCAGCGGTGGGCACACCTGGAACAATTGGAGATTGTACCTGAGTGAGTTTGCGCCAATGCTTTTTAAATAG
- a CDS encoding alpha/beta hydrolase-fold protein, producing the protein MRKTVILLGLLLAVFSVKVNAQQNLFGGQDIESAVVNEDNSVTFRLIAPDAKSVSVAGDFAQVAEENPVGGVVGTGLLPMTKDADGMWSYTTKPLKSEMYMYLFDVDGVATIDINNPYVYRDYATVSNIFVVGNGQGDLYEVNDVPHGSLAHHWYDSKALETDRRINVYTPPGYESSNENYPVLYLLHGFGGDEDEWVSFGRATQILDNLIAQGTATPMIVVMPNGHTAMEAAPGESSMGFYKPGREKDRADVRGAFVDNFHEIIDFVESNYRVKEEKAYRAIAGLSMGGGHAINISRTYENKFDYVGVFSSAAGGEDEFDASLKKQIDNGVEVYWLGVGREDFLLERNQEFRAKLDKLGLDDYIYMETGNGHVWKCWRLYLSEFAPLLFKR; encoded by the coding sequence ATGAGAAAGACAGTAATTTTATTAGGGCTTTTGTTGGCCGTGTTTTCGGTGAAAGTAAACGCACAACAAAACCTTTTCGGCGGACAGGATATCGAATCTGCCGTGGTAAATGAAGATAATTCGGTAACCTTCCGGTTAATTGCTCCTGATGCAAAAAGTGTTTCTGTTGCCGGCGATTTTGCACAAGTTGCTGAAGAAAATCCTGTGGGTGGCGTTGTTGGTACCGGTTTGTTGCCAATGACGAAAGATGCCGATGGAATGTGGTCGTATACAACAAAACCGCTGAAATCGGAAATGTATATGTATTTGTTTGATGTTGATGGCGTTGCAACTATCGACATTAATAACCCATATGTTTACCGCGACTACGCTACCGTTAGCAATATTTTTGTGGTTGGAAACGGACAGGGTGATTTGTATGAAGTGAATGATGTGCCTCACGGATCGTTGGCACACCACTGGTACGATTCAAAAGCATTGGAAACTGATCGTCGAATCAATGTTTATACTCCTCCGGGGTACGAATCAAGTAACGAAAATTATCCGGTGCTTTACCTCTTGCACGGATTTGGTGGAGACGAAGACGAGTGGGTTTCTTTTGGTAGAGCTACCCAGATTTTAGACAACCTGATTGCCCAGGGGACTGCAACACCGATGATTGTTGTTATGCCGAACGGACACACTGCAATGGAAGCTGCTCCGGGCGAAAGCAGCATGGGTTTTTACAAACCGGGAAGAGAAAAAGACAGGGCAGATGTACGTGGTGCTTTTGTTGACAATTTCCATGAGATTATCGACTTTGTTGAAAGCAACTACCGCGTGAAAGAAGAAAAAGCTTATCGCGCCATTGCCGGATTGTCGATGGGTGGCGGTCATGCTATCAATATTTCAAGAACCTACGAAAATAAGTTCGATTATGTTGGTGTATTTTCTTCGGCTGCAGGTGGTGAAGACGAATTTGATGCTTCGTTGAAAAAACAAATTGACAATGGTGTTGAAGTTTACTGGTTAGGCGTTGGAAGAGAAGATTTCCTTTTGGAAAGAAACCAGGAATTCAGAGCGAAATTAGATAAACTAGGACTGGATGACTATATTTATATGGAAACCGGAAACGGACACGTTTGGAAGTGCTGGAGACTGTATTTAAGCGAATTCGCTCCGTTACTATTCAAAAGATAA
- a CDS encoding nucleoside hydrolase-like domain-containing protein: MKNLKLWMVVFAAVFAFTNCSEKEVVQENPKPRTIVTCDPELDDNNSMIRFLLHATDYQIDGLVYTSSRFHWRGDGKGTTQFVEGSEYAQLGLGPQTSWRWSPDERFIHDILDAYEECYDNLKVHDREYPTPEYLKSVTVFGNCNFEGDYSEDTDGSNLIKKSILDDKPGLLFLQAWGGSSTIAAALRSIEDDYKSTPEWDAVYKKVCDKIVLCLSGDQDNAYNKYIAVNWPDAYVENVRGGMGRYDNSSYDYLTSPDWTAENLRLGPIGSLVRCWGDGKQMMPGDVMDVIGPYKGESVLELAEQGYIMWNSPSPVGTLYGDGDSGCFFNLIGNGLRAWQDPRWGGWNGRWDPNSGAPRSGHPAYMAMDIMMLHNRVVDAAKKGETFDIFAMFGMAEPGNMEEDHTFPNMFPERNLSEAARMKWSVTPNYEDANHYPKLTGPLGISAKPGEEIEINATAVDPDGDQMDIKWWYFPVGTYESDALAVDSPAKAQTTFTVPADAKSGETIHFVLQAVDHGSPVLTKYLRTVITVL; the protein is encoded by the coding sequence ATGAAAAATCTGAAACTATGGATGGTTGTTTTTGCTGCTGTATTCGCCTTCACGAATTGTTCGGAGAAAGAGGTTGTACAGGAAAATCCAAAGCCCAGAACCATTGTAACCTGCGATCCGGAATTGGATGATAATAACTCGATGATACGTTTTCTGCTTCATGCCACCGATTACCAGATTGACGGCTTGGTGTACACCAGCAGCCGTTTTCACTGGCGAGGCGATGGAAAAGGAACCACACAATTTGTTGAAGGAAGCGAATACGCTCAATTGGGGCTGGGGCCTCAAACCTCATGGCGATGGTCGCCGGATGAACGATTCATTCACGATATTTTGGATGCCTACGAAGAATGTTACGACAACCTGAAAGTGCATGATCGGGAATATCCAACTCCTGAGTATTTGAAGTCGGTAACGGTATTCGGTAACTGTAATTTCGAGGGAGATTATTCGGAAGATACTGACGGCTCGAATTTGATCAAAAAGAGTATTCTTGATGATAAACCGGGCCTGCTGTTTTTGCAAGCCTGGGGAGGTTCATCTACCATTGCGGCAGCACTCCGCTCTATTGAAGACGATTACAAAAGCACTCCGGAATGGGACGCTGTTTACAAAAAAGTGTGCGATAAGATTGTGCTTTGCCTTTCGGGTGATCAGGACAATGCATACAACAAATACATTGCTGTTAATTGGCCTGACGCGTATGTCGAGAATGTTCGCGGCGGCATGGGACGTTACGATAACAGCTCTTACGATTATCTTACTTCGCCGGATTGGACGGCTGAAAATTTACGCCTTGGACCAATTGGTTCGTTGGTGAGATGTTGGGGCGATGGAAAACAAATGATGCCGGGCGATGTGATGGATGTGATTGGGCCTTACAAAGGTGAATCGGTTTTAGAATTGGCAGAGCAGGGTTATATCATGTGGAATTCTCCTTCGCCTGTCGGAACGCTTTATGGCGATGGCGACAGTGGTTGTTTTTTCAACTTAATTGGCAACGGACTCCGTGCATGGCAAGATCCTCGATGGGGCGGTTGGAACGGCCGCTGGGATCCAAACTCAGGCGCACCACGATCTGGACATCCCGCTTATATGGCGATGGACATTATGATGTTACATAATAGAGTTGTAGATGCTGCCAAAAAAGGGGAGACCTTTGATATTTTCGCCATGTTTGGAATGGCCGAACCCGGTAATATGGAAGAAGATCATACGTTTCCGAATATGTTTCCGGAACGGAATCTTTCTGAAGCAGCTCGTATGAAGTGGTCGGTAACACCAAATTACGAAGATGCCAACCACTATCCGAAGCTTACCGGTCCTTTAGGCATCAGTGCAAAGCCCGGCGAAGAAATTGAAATCAATGCGACTGCTGTTGATCCTGATGGTGATCAAATGGATATAAAATGGTGGTACTTCCCTGTAGGAACTTACGAAAGCGATGCACTTGCTGTTGATAGTCCGGCTAAGGCTCAGACTACGTTCACAGTTCCTGCAGATGCCAAATCGGGTGAGACGATCCATTTTGTGCTTCAGGCGGTTGACCATGGCAGTCCTGTTCTAACAAAATACCTGAGAACTGTAATTACTGTTTTGTAA
- a CDS encoding nucleoside hydrolase-like domain-containing protein, translating to MKDILTNLKVLTIGLVAVFTLTNCTSQNSSKEKEEVQKPRVVVTCDPELDDNNSLIRFLLFSTDFDVEGLIYASSRFHWKGDGQGTTQYIPDREYSSAERDLGPQTSWRWAEGERFIDDLVEAYESVYQNLKVHNPNYPTPEELKSKIYVGNIEFEGDISHDTPGSDRIKEILLDDDPRPVFIQVWGGPSTASRALKSIEEEYKDTPEWESIKAKVSAKAKFCLSGMQDLSYQEYVQPNWPEVESILLNAGVTSLGYGAKRAVAGTKDTIYFSSAWTLENIKSKGVFGEHYRVWGDGRQMAPGDFTDYFGEKGYTADELREKGYWVWTPPQPEGNFISEGDTPMFLNLIGNGLRAHEGQEYGGWAGRRKELTEEEKAAGYTAPYAMSRVKDEVLPDFLPAIQNNFAARLHWSVTSEYENANHEPLISGPLEMKVAAGSIVDLNINVTDPDNDEVSTSWKQYKVGSYKGDVSFANAQEASTSVGIPEDAKSGNTIHLVLTAEDNQKIPMTSYHRIILTIN from the coding sequence ATGAAAGACATTCTGACAAATTTGAAAGTACTGACTATTGGTTTGGTAGCGGTATTTACGTTAACAAATTGCACAAGCCAGAATTCATCAAAGGAAAAGGAGGAAGTTCAAAAGCCGCGCGTGGTGGTTACCTGCGACCCGGAATTGGATGATAACAATTCACTGATTCGCTTCCTGCTTTTTAGTACCGACTTTGACGTTGAAGGATTGATCTATGCAAGTAGCCGATTTCACTGGAAAGGTGACGGACAGGGAACTACCCAGTACATTCCCGATAGAGAATATTCGTCTGCCGAACGGGATCTTGGTCCGCAAACTTCGTGGCGTTGGGCTGAAGGCGAGCGTTTTATTGATGATTTGGTGGAGGCTTACGAATCGGTTTATCAGAACCTGAAAGTTCATAATCCAAATTATCCAACGCCTGAAGAATTGAAGTCAAAAATATATGTAGGCAATATTGAGTTTGAAGGCGATATCTCACATGATACTCCCGGCTCCGACAGGATAAAAGAGATTCTTTTGGATGATGATCCAAGACCTGTTTTTATACAGGTTTGGGGTGGTCCAAGTACTGCATCAAGGGCGCTGAAATCGATTGAGGAGGAATATAAAGATACTCCCGAATGGGAAAGTATTAAGGCAAAAGTGTCGGCAAAGGCAAAATTCTGTCTTTCCGGTATGCAGGATCTGTCTTACCAGGAGTATGTGCAACCCAACTGGCCGGAGGTAGAGTCTATTTTGCTAAATGCAGGAGTTACAAGTTTGGGTTACGGAGCCAAACGTGCAGTTGCCGGAACTAAAGACACCATCTATTTTTCTTCAGCATGGACCTTGGAAAATATCAAAAGCAAAGGTGTTTTTGGTGAACATTACCGGGTATGGGGTGATGGCCGGCAAATGGCTCCAGGCGATTTTACCGACTACTTTGGTGAAAAAGGGTACACAGCTGACGAACTTCGCGAGAAGGGGTATTGGGTTTGGACACCGCCTCAGCCCGAAGGCAATTTTATTAGCGAGGGTGACACTCCGATGTTCCTGAACCTGATCGGAAATGGATTACGAGCCCACGAAGGCCAGGAGTATGGAGGTTGGGCCGGACGCAGAAAAGAACTTACTGAAGAAGAGAAAGCCGCCGGGTACACGGCTCCGTATGCCATGAGCAGAGTAAAGGATGAAGTACTTCCTGATTTCTTGCCTGCCATACAAAATAACTTTGCAGCACGTTTACACTGGTCGGTTACTTCTGAGTATGAAAATGCAAACCATGAACCGCTTATTAGTGGGCCGCTTGAAATGAAGGTTGCTGCCGGTAGTATTGTTGATCTAAATATCAATGTAACTGATCCGGATAACGACGAAGTTTCAACAAGCTGGAAGCAATATAAAGTAGGCAGTTACAAAGGCGATGTTTCTTTTGCCAATGCTCAAGAAGCATCTACATCTGTAGGTATTCCCGAAGATGCAAAAAGTGGAAACACTATTCATTTAGTTCTTACAGCTGAAGACAATCAAAAAATACCAATGACGAGTTATCATAGAATCATTTTAACAATAAACTAA
- a CDS encoding alpha/beta hydrolase-fold protein, with protein sequence MKKTIISLIAILAFSLNMNAQQVHEQDPADHQARVFPMPVEHLYFHSEILDFDKNFTVYLPDSYSTDSLRKYPVVYMLHGANENDWEWANIPTFMINAKLRQSRADGMAAEVIMVCPNATEGTMGYFNREGWKYEDYFFQELMPFIESHYRIIADKGHRAIGGLSMGGGGSFMYGLTHPELFSSVYAISGAVPSSLNSEDKGNTPFSRQFNLGDLTEAQIAEIKTVNFVLDCGDDDFLFDANVACYQSMKKAELTCEFRSRNGGHASYYWYDGLGDALLWFTRHFSEQCK encoded by the coding sequence ATGAAAAAAACGATTATTTCTCTTATAGCAATCCTGGCGTTTTCGTTGAATATGAATGCGCAACAAGTACATGAACAGGATCCGGCAGATCATCAGGCAAGAGTATTTCCGATGCCTGTGGAACATTTATATTTTCATAGCGAAATTCTCGATTTCGATAAAAACTTCACAGTATATCTTCCCGACAGTTACAGTACTGATTCGTTGCGGAAGTATCCGGTGGTTTATATGCTTCACGGTGCCAACGAAAACGATTGGGAGTGGGCAAATATTCCTACTTTTATGATCAACGCAAAACTTCGCCAGTCGAGAGCCGACGGAATGGCTGCTGAGGTAATCATGGTTTGTCCGAATGCAACGGAGGGAACCATGGGCTATTTCAATCGTGAAGGTTGGAAATACGAGGATTATTTTTTCCAGGAGTTAATGCCTTTCATTGAGTCGCATTACCGCATTATTGCCGACAAAGGACACCGTGCAATTGGTGGTCTTTCAATGGGCGGCGGTGGCTCTTTTATGTATGGGCTTACTCATCCTGAATTGTTCAGCAGCGTTTATGCCATTAGTGGTGCAGTGCCTTCAAGTCTGAATTCCGAGGACAAGGGAAACACTCCTTTTAGCAGACAATTCAATCTTGGTGATTTGACCGAAGCTCAGATTGCAGAAATTAAAACCGTAAATTTTGTTCTGGATTGTGGCGATGATGATTTTCTTTTCGATGCCAATGTTGCGTGTTATCAATCGATGAAGAAGGCCGAACTTACTTGCGAATTCCGTTCGCGTAATGGCGGTCACGCTTCGTATTACTGGTACGATGGACTGGGGGATGCCCTTTTGTGGTTTACCCGCCATTTTTCTGAACAGTGTAAATAA